ATTATTTAATTATTACgtttttaaaacataaataatctaaaaaaatgtttggatgaaaaagtgattatctgccttCAAAAACATGTACCTACATGTtttttcaaaacgcagttttaaaaacgcaaaatctattttcaaaacgcataatctattttaaaaacgcaacaccaaacaccaGTGGTTGAATTATCACTATTTAAGATAAGAACCTTTTAAAAACAACGCTATTAAAACCTAAGAAATAGGcctaataaatatattttgtaagAATTTCGTTTTCGAATATCTGATATTTGCAACCATTTTATTTCAACATGAGCATTGTAGCTGTTTAATATTTTCAAATGATACTCTAcccaaaaaaatattaatattgtgctttgttaattaatttaatttagAAATATAACAATAGTAACGTGGTTTAGAGCTTTGTTAATTTAATTTAGGAATATAATAATAGTATAAAGAATGtggtttagaaaaaaaaatcgaAACACGGCACCttgatataaattaaaatataaaagtaCAGTCACTCAATTTaaataatataagttttatacTATACTTTTATGTAATATCAACATCATGTCTTTGGTCCAATCTTGTTATTCATGTCGAACTTGTATACATTAACTAATCATAGTTTGTACTTTGTACATATGATATGACTCTTTTGTAGTATTGTCTTCGATCAAGACTTAATTAAGTATGTTTGAAAACCTAGTTAGACTGATACCTACTGGTTAAACTGAAAACAATAGTTATGAGTACTTTAATTACAAGCTAATAGACCAGATACAAATAAATCAATGAAAACCGCTAACAACTTCTAATCATTTGTTAGTCGACAAGTGTACCTTCATTTAGTTTAGTTCAATAGCCTATCCAGTTTTTTAAAACTATTAGTTATAAATAAACAATTTTTActcaaaaacatacataaaatctTTATACTTTTTTTATCAAGAAAACATAAATATGTTTTTTTGTAGCTTGGGATGGGAAGTGCAGTGGAGACACTATGTGGACAAGCATATGGAGCTCATCAATATGAAATGCTTGGTGTTTATCTTCAAAGATCAACCATTCTTTTAATGGCCACAGCCATTCCTCTTATGTTTCTCTACATCTTTTCCAAACCGCTATTGCTTTTGATCGGCCAATCGCCAGAGATCGCAAGCGCGGCTTCACTTTTCATCTACGGCCTCATCCCACAAATCTTCGCCTACGCTGCCAACTTCCCAATACAAAAGTTCCTTCAAGCTCAAAGCATTGTGAACCCGAGCGCCTACATTGCAGCCGTGATGCTTGTGGTCCATGTTGTGTTGACGTGGCTCGCGTTGTACGTGTGGGGTTGGGGGTTATTTGGTGGCTCGCTCGTGTTGAGTTTGTCATGGTGGCTAATTGTGGTGGCACAGTTTGTGTATATAGTGAAGAGTGACAGGACTAAGGAGACGTGGGCTGGGTTCAGCATGCAAGCATTTTCGGGACTTTGGCCTTTTTTGAAATTATCATCGGCTTCTGCCGTTATGCTATGTTTGGAAACATggtaatattaatatatatgttAGGGTTTAGTgtgattatattatatttatcatGATTAGGAGATATGACTAGAATAGTATTTCTTAgtaactatttaatatataatatCTTACGGGGTTTAAATTATTTGTTATATATAGGTACTTTCAAATACTTATTTTGATTGCGGGTTTGCTTGAAAATCCTGAAATAGCGTTGGATTCACTGGCCGTGTGTGGGACAATACTCGGATGGGTGTTGATGATATCAATCGGGTTTAATGCCGCCGCGAGGTATGTTTCCATCAAAATACATTTTAATTCGATAACTACTATAGCTTTTCAAAATGGGTTATTATCAAAAAGCTTGACTACTACAAAAAGGTCATTTTTTGTTTTAGTTATTGGTCTTGGATTTGTAACCATTGTTTAAGTATTTTGTATTGTAGCAGTTGAAGTCGCTGTGTTAGGTAGCGACTCCAACAAAATGCCCCATCGTATGCTATTTTTGCGAATTTTAAGACATAGtagtatttattttatataattactAATTTAGAAATGAAAAAAAGGATCCATTTAAGCCGTATGAAAATAACCTATGAAAAACATGGTTAATTTATATTTTAGTGACATAAAGATTTATATATCACAGTGTTAGAGTTAGCAACGAACTAGGTGCGGGACATCCAAAATCAGCAGCGTTTGCTGTCGTAGTGGTGACTCTTAGCTCCTTCATGATATCCTTAATATGTGCTATCATTCTCTATGCTCTAAAACATGTCATAAGCTATGCTTTTACCGACGGGGAAACAGTCGCTAATGCAGTCGCAGAACTCACACCTTTGCTTTCAGTTTCCATCCTTCTTAATGGCATCCAACCTGTCCTTTCAGGTAAGAATTTTTGTCCATATTTTCAAAGTACCATCAACAACAAATTTGTCAAAATGGACATGAAACCGTGTCATTTATGACAGAAGAGTTCGTCACGATAGAAATATGTTTACAATTTAAATAATTAGGAGTTGCGGTTGGATGTGGATGGCAAGCATTTGTTGCATATGTGAATGTTGGATGTTATTATGTGGTTGGAGTGCCACTTGGTTCTTTGTTGGCATTCAAGTTTAATTTTGGTGCTAAGGTATgacaataatatttttttataactaaATTAAGCCTtttaacttatatatatatatatatatatatatatatatatatatatatat
This is a stretch of genomic DNA from Helianthus annuus cultivar XRQ/B chromosome 16, HanXRQr2.0-SUNRISE, whole genome shotgun sequence. It encodes these proteins:
- the LOC110915208 gene encoding protein DETOXIFICATION 40, with protein sequence MDPTSTQHGELTEPILSKHRNPPGEAVSSELEEILSDTSLTSFGRFQKAAVIELYSLFRLAGPAIIVYLLNNVTSMSTQIFCGHLGNLELAAASLGNNGVQLFAYGVMLGMGSAVETLCGQAYGAHQYEMLGVYLQRSTILLMATAIPLMFLYIFSKPLLLLIGQSPEIASAASLFIYGLIPQIFAYAANFPIQKFLQAQSIVNPSAYIAAVMLVVHVVLTWLALYVWGWGLFGGSLVLSLSWWLIVVAQFVYIVKSDRTKETWAGFSMQAFSGLWPFLKLSSASAVMLCLETWYFQILILIAGLLENPEIALDSLAVCGTILGWVLMISIGFNAAASVRVSNELGAGHPKSAAFAVVVVTLSSFMISLICAIILYALKHVISYAFTDGETVANAVAELTPLLSVSILLNGIQPVLSGVAVGCGWQAFVAYVNVGCYYVVGVPLGSLLAFKFNFGAKGIWSGLVGGMTMQTLILLWVTFRTDWNKEVEKAKNRVDQWQQRKKEPLLTS